A portion of the Streptomyces coeruleoprunus genome contains these proteins:
- a CDS encoding ABC transporter substrate-binding protein — protein MKAHNKWLTAPLAAGLAAALLSGCGTDKDGANGDAAGTVVVGMSDQVLATDPATGYDPGSWLLFNNVFQSLLSFPKGATLPQPEAAERCDFDKGASTVYRCTLRDGLKFSNGNPLTAEDVKFSFERSLKIADESGPSPLLSTIDKIETPDDRTVVFRLKVPDATFPSKIASGAGSIVDHREYEAGALRTDLKAVGSGPYQLESFSEQEAVFSVNPHYKGTAKVKNTGIKLKLYQGDRKALADAMKNGDIDVAYRGLAPTDIKELNGSPTAGQKGISVIEGSSAEVQHLVFNMKDPVAGKLGVRKAVALLIDRNALVQDVYESTATPLYSVVPAGILGHNTAFFDRYGDKPQPEKAKKALREDGIEGKVKLTLWSTPNRYGPGTDEQIKAIAKQLNDSGLFEADVKSVEYDQYEKDIQAGKYGVYVKGWVPDYPDPDNFTQPFFGADNVLGNNYENKKISGKIIPDTAAAADRASAQDAFGTLQDLVAEDLPVLPLWQAKQYAVARNSITGLEWTLDASTVFRFWEIKKG, from the coding sequence GTGAAGGCACACAACAAGTGGCTGACGGCCCCGCTCGCCGCGGGGCTGGCCGCCGCCCTGCTCAGCGGCTGCGGCACGGACAAGGACGGGGCGAACGGCGACGCCGCCGGCACCGTCGTCGTCGGCATGTCCGACCAGGTCCTGGCCACCGACCCGGCGACCGGCTACGACCCGGGTTCCTGGCTGCTGTTCAACAACGTCTTCCAGTCCCTGCTCAGCTTCCCCAAGGGCGCCACGCTGCCCCAGCCGGAAGCCGCCGAGAGGTGCGACTTCGACAAGGGCGCCAGCACCGTCTACCGCTGCACCCTGCGCGACGGCCTCAAGTTCAGCAACGGCAACCCGCTGACCGCCGAGGACGTCAAGTTCTCCTTCGAGCGCTCCCTGAAGATCGCCGACGAGTCCGGACCGAGCCCGCTGCTCTCCACCATCGACAAGATCGAGACGCCCGACGACAGGACCGTCGTCTTCCGGCTCAAGGTGCCCGACGCCACGTTCCCGAGCAAGATCGCCTCGGGTGCCGGCTCCATCGTCGACCACCGCGAGTACGAGGCCGGCGCCCTGCGCACCGACCTCAAGGCCGTCGGTTCCGGCCCGTACCAGCTGGAGTCCTTCAGCGAGCAGGAAGCAGTCTTCTCGGTCAACCCGCACTACAAGGGCACCGCGAAGGTCAAGAACACCGGCATCAAGCTGAAGCTCTACCAGGGCGACCGCAAGGCCCTCGCCGACGCCATGAAGAACGGCGACATCGATGTCGCCTACCGCGGCCTCGCGCCCACGGACATCAAGGAGCTGAACGGCTCCCCGACCGCCGGCCAGAAGGGCATCTCGGTCATCGAGGGCTCCAGCGCCGAGGTGCAGCACCTGGTCTTCAACATGAAGGACCCGGTCGCCGGCAAGCTGGGCGTCCGCAAGGCCGTCGCGCTCCTCATCGACCGCAACGCGCTCGTCCAGGACGTCTACGAGTCCACCGCGACCCCGCTGTACTCCGTCGTCCCGGCCGGCATCCTCGGCCACAACACCGCCTTCTTCGACCGCTACGGCGACAAGCCGCAGCCCGAGAAGGCGAAGAAGGCGCTGCGCGAGGACGGCATCGAGGGCAAGGTCAAGCTGACCCTCTGGTCCACGCCCAACCGCTACGGCCCCGGCACCGACGAGCAGATCAAGGCCATCGCCAAGCAGCTGAACGACAGCGGCCTGTTCGAGGCCGACGTCAAGTCCGTCGAGTACGACCAGTACGAGAAGGACATCCAGGCCGGCAAGTACGGCGTGTACGTGAAGGGCTGGGTGCCCGACTACCCGGACCCCGACAACTTCACGCAGCCGTTCTTCGGTGCCGACAACGTCCTCGGCAACAACTACGAGAACAAGAAGATCAGCGGCAAGATCATCCCGGACACCGCGGCGGCCGCCGACCGCGCCTCCGCCCAGGACGCCTTCGGCACCCTCCAGGACCTGGTCGCCGAGGACCTGCCGGTCCTGCCGCTGTGGCAGGCCAAGCAGTACGCCGTCGCCCGCAACAGCATCACCGGACTGGAGTGGACGCTCGACGCGTCGACCGTGTTCCGCTTCTGGGAGATCAAGAAGGGCTGA
- a CDS encoding site-2 protease family protein: MNQDDESGETTRPRSDTAGTPRDGGKRRRSGEPGGGILMGRVFGVPVYVAPSWFLVAALITWVFGGQLDRVLPELGGARYLVSLFFAVAFYASVLVHELAHTVAALRFKLPVRRIQLQFFGGVSEIEKETETPGREFVLAFVGPLLSLVLSGVFYAAMQAVEPGTVPGVILAGLMISNLIVAAFNLLPGLPLDGGRMLRAVVWKITGKAMSGTVAAAWVGRALAITVLIGLPLLTHTGALGGRGEISGMDTVTDALLAAILAAIIWTGAGNSLRMARLREHLPELRARSLTRRAVPVESDTPLSEALRRANEAGARALVVVDGHGEPTALVRETAIVGIPQHRRPWVAVSGLAQDLTDGMRVPAELAGEALLDKLRETPATEYLVVEETGEIYGVLSTADVERAFVRAMARPTSS, from the coding sequence GTGAACCAGGACGACGAGAGCGGCGAGACCACCCGCCCGCGGTCCGACACGGCCGGAACCCCCCGCGACGGCGGGAAGCGACGACGCTCGGGCGAACCCGGCGGCGGCATCCTCATGGGCCGCGTCTTCGGCGTGCCCGTCTACGTCGCCCCCAGCTGGTTCCTCGTCGCGGCCCTCATCACCTGGGTCTTCGGCGGCCAGCTCGACCGGGTCCTGCCCGAACTGGGCGGCGCCCGCTACCTCGTCTCCCTCTTCTTCGCCGTCGCCTTCTACGCCTCGGTCCTCGTCCACGAACTGGCCCACACCGTCGCGGCCCTCCGCTTCAAGCTCCCGGTGCGCCGCATCCAGCTCCAGTTCTTCGGCGGCGTCTCCGAGATCGAGAAGGAGACCGAGACCCCCGGCCGCGAGTTCGTCCTCGCCTTCGTCGGGCCCCTGCTCTCCCTCGTCCTCTCGGGCGTCTTCTACGCCGCGATGCAGGCCGTCGAACCCGGCACCGTCCCCGGCGTCATCCTCGCCGGCCTGATGATCTCCAACCTCATCGTCGCCGCGTTCAACCTGCTCCCCGGCCTGCCCCTGGACGGCGGCCGGATGCTCCGCGCCGTCGTGTGGAAGATCACCGGCAAGGCGATGAGCGGCACCGTCGCCGCCGCCTGGGTCGGCCGCGCCCTGGCCATCACGGTCCTCATCGGCCTGCCGCTCCTCACCCACACCGGCGCCCTCGGCGGGCGCGGCGAGATCAGCGGCATGGACACCGTCACCGACGCCCTGCTCGCCGCCATCCTCGCCGCGATCATCTGGACCGGCGCCGGCAACAGCCTGCGCATGGCCCGCCTCCGCGAGCACCTCCCCGAGCTGCGCGCCCGCAGCCTCACCCGGCGAGCCGTCCCCGTCGAGTCCGACACGCCGCTCTCCGAAGCCCTGCGCCGCGCCAACGAGGCGGGCGCCCGCGCCCTCGTCGTCGTCGACGGCCACGGCGAACCCACCGCCCTCGTCCGCGAGACGGCCATCGTCGGCATCCCCCAGCACCGCCGCCCCTGGGTCGCCGTCAGCGGCCTGGCCCAGGACCTCACCGACGGCATGAGGGTCCCCGCCGAACTCGCCGGGGAGGCCCTCCTCGACAAGCTCCGCGAGACGCCCGCCACGGAGTACCTGGTGGTCGAGGAGACCGGCGAGATCTACGGTGTCCTGTCCACCGCCGACGTGGAGCGCGCCTTCGTTCGCGCCATGGCCCGCCCCACCTCCTCCTGA
- the metH gene encoding methionine synthase yields MASLPTPSAASADSAARAAALREALATRVVVADGAMGTMLQAQDPTLEDFQNLEGCNEILNVTRPDIVRSVHEAYFAAGVDCVETNTFGANLSALGEYDVAERITELSEAGARIAREAADAFTASTGSQRWVLGSMGPGTKLPTLGHTTYPAIRDAYQQNAEGLLAGGADALLVETTQDLLQTKAAVIAARRAMDTAGYDVPLIVSVTVETTGTMLLGSEIGAALTALEPLGIDMIGLNCATGPAEMSEHLRHLSRHSRIPLSCMPNAGLPVLGKDGAHYPLTAPELADAQETFVREYGLSLVGGCCGTTPEHLRQVVERVRDLAPAPREPRPEPGAASLYQTVPFRQDTSYLAIGERTNANGSKKFREAMLEGRWDDCVEMARDQIREGAHMLDLCVDYVGRDGVADMSELAGRFATASTLPIVLDSTEVDVIRAGLEKLGGRAVINSVNYEDGDGPESRFAKVTALAREHGAALIALTIDEEGQARTPEKKVEIAERLIADLTGNWGIREEDILVDCLTFTICTGQEESRKDGIATIEAIRELKRRRPAVQTTLGLSNISFGLNPAARILLNSVFLDECVKAGLDSAIVHASKILPIARFDEEQVTTALDLIYDRRSEGYDPLQRLMELFEGATAKSLKAGKAEELAALPLEERLKRRIIDGEKNGLEADLDEALRDRPALDIVNDTLLDGMKVVGELFGSGQMQLPFVLQSAEVMKSAVAHLEPHMEKSDAEGKGTIVLATVRGDVHDIGKNLVDIILSNNGYNVVNLGIKQPVSAIVEAAEEHRADVIGMSGLLVKSTVIMKENLEELNQRDLAAKYPVILGGAALTRAYVEQDLHEIYQGEVRYARDAFEGLRLMDALVAVKRGVPGATLPELKQRRVRATGSAVVTEDREPESGVRSDVATDNPVPEPPFWGTRVVKGIQLKEYASWLDEGALFKGQWGLKQNRTGDGPSYEELVETEGRPRLRGWLDQLHTQNMLEAAVVHGYFPCVSKGDDLIILDESGNERTRFTFPRQRRGRRLCLADFFRPEESGETDVVGLQVVTVGSRIGEETARLFEANAYRDYLELHGLSVQLAEALAEYWHARVRAELGFAGEDPEHVEDMFALKYRGARFSLGYGACPDLEDRAKIADLLQPERIGVVLSEEFQLHPEQSTDAIVLHHPEAKYFNAR; encoded by the coding sequence ATGGCCTCGTTGCCGACCCCTTCCGCCGCGTCCGCCGACAGCGCCGCCCGAGCAGCCGCCCTCCGCGAAGCCCTCGCCACCCGTGTGGTCGTGGCTGACGGAGCCATGGGCACGATGCTCCAGGCGCAGGACCCGACGCTGGAGGACTTCCAGAACCTCGAGGGCTGCAACGAGATCCTCAACGTCACCCGCCCCGACATCGTCCGCTCCGTCCACGAGGCGTACTTCGCCGCGGGTGTCGACTGCGTCGAGACGAACACCTTCGGCGCCAACCTCTCCGCCCTCGGCGAGTACGACGTCGCCGAGCGGATCACCGAGCTGTCCGAGGCCGGCGCCCGTATCGCCCGCGAGGCCGCCGACGCGTTCACCGCCTCCACCGGCAGCCAGCGCTGGGTCCTGGGCTCCATGGGCCCCGGCACCAAGCTGCCCACCCTCGGCCACACCACGTACCCCGCCATCCGCGACGCCTACCAGCAGAACGCCGAGGGCCTGCTCGCCGGCGGCGCCGACGCCCTCCTGGTGGAGACCACGCAGGACCTCCTCCAGACGAAGGCGGCCGTCATCGCCGCCCGCCGGGCCATGGACACCGCCGGATACGACGTCCCGCTCATCGTCTCCGTCACCGTCGAGACCACCGGCACCATGCTCCTCGGCTCCGAGATCGGCGCCGCGCTCACCGCGCTGGAGCCCCTCGGCATCGACATGATCGGCCTGAACTGCGCCACCGGCCCCGCCGAGATGAGCGAGCACCTGCGCCACCTGTCCCGGCACTCCCGTATCCCGCTGTCCTGCATGCCGAACGCCGGCCTGCCCGTCCTCGGCAAGGACGGCGCCCACTACCCGCTGACCGCCCCCGAGCTGGCCGACGCCCAGGAGACCTTCGTCCGCGAGTACGGGCTCTCCCTCGTCGGCGGCTGCTGCGGTACGACCCCCGAGCACCTGCGCCAGGTCGTCGAGCGGGTCCGCGACCTCGCCCCCGCGCCCCGCGAGCCCCGCCCCGAGCCGGGCGCGGCCTCCCTCTACCAGACCGTGCCGTTCCGGCAGGACACCTCGTACCTCGCCATCGGCGAGCGGACGAACGCCAACGGCTCCAAGAAGTTCCGCGAGGCCATGCTGGAGGGCCGCTGGGACGACTGCGTGGAGATGGCCCGCGACCAGATCCGCGAGGGCGCCCACATGCTCGACCTGTGCGTCGACTACGTCGGCCGCGACGGCGTCGCCGACATGTCCGAGCTGGCCGGCCGCTTCGCCACGGCCTCCACGCTGCCCATCGTGCTGGACTCCACCGAGGTCGACGTCATCCGCGCGGGCCTGGAGAAGCTGGGCGGCCGTGCCGTCATCAACTCCGTCAACTACGAGGACGGCGACGGCCCCGAGTCCCGGTTCGCGAAGGTCACCGCGCTCGCCCGGGAGCACGGCGCCGCGCTGATCGCCCTCACCATCGACGAGGAGGGCCAGGCCCGTACGCCCGAGAAGAAGGTGGAGATCGCCGAGCGGCTGATCGCCGACCTGACCGGCAACTGGGGCATCCGCGAGGAGGACATCCTCGTCGACTGCCTCACCTTCACCATCTGCACCGGTCAGGAGGAGTCCCGCAAGGACGGCATCGCCACCATCGAGGCGATCCGCGAGCTGAAGCGCCGCCGCCCGGCCGTGCAGACCACGCTGGGGCTCTCCAACATCTCCTTCGGCCTCAACCCGGCCGCGCGCATCCTGCTGAACTCCGTCTTCCTGGACGAGTGCGTGAAGGCGGGCCTCGACTCGGCGATCGTGCACGCCTCCAAGATCCTGCCGATCGCCCGTTTCGACGAGGAGCAGGTCACCACCGCCCTCGACCTGATCTACGACCGCCGCTCTGAGGGCTACGACCCGCTCCAGCGGCTCATGGAGCTGTTCGAGGGCGCCACCGCCAAGTCCCTCAAGGCCGGCAAGGCCGAGGAGCTGGCCGCCCTCCCCCTGGAGGAGCGCCTCAAGCGCCGCATCATCGACGGCGAGAAGAACGGCCTGGAGGCCGACCTCGACGAGGCCCTGCGGGACCGCCCGGCGCTCGACATCGTCAACGACACGCTGCTCGACGGCATGAAGGTGGTCGGCGAGCTGTTCGGCTCCGGCCAGATGCAGCTGCCGTTCGTCCTCCAGTCGGCCGAGGTCATGAAGAGCGCGGTCGCCCACCTCGAACCCCACATGGAGAAGTCGGACGCCGAGGGCAAGGGCACCATCGTCCTCGCCACCGTCCGCGGCGACGTCCACGACATCGGCAAGAACCTCGTCGACATCATCCTCTCCAACAACGGCTACAACGTCGTCAACCTCGGCATCAAGCAGCCGGTCTCCGCGATCGTCGAGGCGGCCGAGGAGCACCGCGCCGACGTCATCGGCATGTCCGGACTCCTCGTCAAGTCGACCGTCATCATGAAGGAGAACCTGGAGGAGCTGAACCAGCGCGACCTGGCCGCCAAGTACCCGGTCATCCTCGGCGGCGCCGCCCTCACCCGCGCCTACGTCGAGCAGGACCTCCACGAGATCTACCAGGGCGAAGTCCGCTACGCCCGGGACGCCTTCGAGGGCCTGCGCCTCATGGACGCGCTCGTCGCCGTCAAGCGCGGCGTGCCCGGCGCCACCCTGCCGGAACTCAAGCAGCGCCGCGTCCGGGCCACCGGCTCCGCCGTCGTGACGGAGGACCGGGAGCCGGAGAGCGGTGTCCGCTCCGACGTCGCCACCGACAACCCCGTCCCCGAGCCGCCGTTCTGGGGTACGCGGGTCGTCAAGGGCATCCAGCTCAAGGAGTACGCGAGCTGGCTCGACGAGGGCGCCCTGTTCAAGGGCCAGTGGGGCCTCAAGCAGAACCGGACGGGCGACGGCCCCTCGTACGAGGAACTGGTCGAGACCGAGGGCCGGCCCCGGCTGCGCGGCTGGCTGGACCAGCTGCACACGCAGAACATGCTGGAGGCGGCCGTCGTCCACGGCTACTTCCCCTGCGTGTCCAAGGGCGACGACCTGATCATCCTCGACGAGAGCGGCAACGAGCGCACCCGCTTCACCTTCCCGCGCCAGCGCCGTGGCCGCCGCCTGTGCCTCGCCGACTTCTTCCGTCCCGAGGAGTCCGGCGAGACCGATGTCGTCGGACTCCAGGTCGTCACCGTCGGCTCCCGCATCGGCGAGGAGACGGCCCGGCTCTTCGAGGCCAACGCCTACCGCGACTACCTCGAACTCCACGGCCTGTCCGTCCAGTTGGCCGAGGCGCTCGCCGAGTACTGGCACGCCCGCGTCCGCGCGGAGCTGGGCTTCGCCGGCGAGGACCCCGAGCACGTCGAGGACATGTTCGCGCTGAAGTACCGCGGCGCCCGCTTCTCCCTCGGGTACGGAGCCTGCCCCGACCTGGAGGACCGGGCCAAGATCGCCGACCTCCTCCAGCCGGAGCGCATCGGCGTCGTGCTGTCCGAGGAGTTCCAGCTCCACCCCGAACAGTCGACCGACGCGATCGTCCTCCACCACCCCGAGGCGAAGTACTTCAACGCGCGCTGA
- a CDS encoding response regulator transcription factor: protein MAIRVLLVDDQPLLRTGFRMILEAEQDIAVVGEAGDGLQALDQVRALQPDVVLMDIRMPRMDGVEATRQITGPGRDGPAKVLVLTTFDLDEYVVEALKAGASGFLLKDAPATELVQAIRVVAAGEAMLAPSITRRLLDKYADHLPSGEEPVPDTLGTLTEREVEVLKLVARGLSNAEIAADLFVSETTVKTHVGHVLTKLGLRDRVQAAVYAYESGLVRPGAQ from the coding sequence GTGGCGATCCGCGTCCTACTGGTGGACGACCAGCCGCTGCTGCGCACCGGTTTCCGGATGATTCTGGAGGCCGAGCAGGACATCGCGGTGGTCGGTGAGGCCGGTGACGGTCTCCAGGCGCTCGACCAGGTGCGGGCGCTGCAGCCCGATGTGGTGCTGATGGACATCCGTATGCCGCGGATGGACGGGGTGGAGGCCACCCGGCAGATCACCGGGCCGGGGCGGGACGGGCCGGCGAAGGTGCTGGTGCTGACGACGTTCGACCTGGACGAGTACGTGGTGGAGGCGCTGAAGGCGGGGGCGAGCGGTTTCCTGTTGAAGGACGCCCCGGCGACCGAGCTGGTGCAGGCCATCCGGGTGGTCGCGGCCGGGGAGGCCATGCTGGCGCCGAGCATCACGCGGCGGCTGCTCGACAAGTACGCGGACCATCTTCCGTCGGGCGAGGAGCCGGTGCCGGACACGCTGGGCACCTTGACGGAGCGTGAGGTGGAGGTGCTGAAGCTGGTGGCGCGGGGGTTGTCGAACGCGGAGATCGCGGCGGACCTGTTCGTGTCCGAGACGACCGTGAAGACCCATGTCGGCCATGTGCTGACGAAGCTGGGGTTGCGCGACCGGGTGCAGGCGGCGGTGTACGCGTACGAGAGCGGGCTGGTCCGGCCGGGCGCGCAGTGA
- a CDS encoding RecB family exonuclease, with amino-acid sequence MQCPLLYRFRVIDKLPEKPSAAATRGTLVHAVLERLFDDPAAERTAPRARAMVPGQWNRLLESRPELGVLFEGDEGSTDGERLARWLEEAEELVERWFALEDPTRLEPAERELFVETELESGLRLRGVIDRVDVAPTGEVRIVDYKTGKAPKPEYSEGALFQMTFYALVVWRLKGVVPRRLQLVYLGSGDVLTYDPVEADLRRVERKLLALWDAIRKATETGDWRPRPTKLCGWCDHQAFCPEFGGTPPVYPLSVRRPGSGQNEGDPASL; translated from the coding sequence ATGCAGTGTCCCCTGCTGTACCGGTTCCGGGTGATCGACAAGCTGCCGGAGAAGCCGAGCGCGGCGGCGACGCGGGGCACGCTGGTGCACGCGGTGCTGGAGCGGCTCTTCGACGACCCGGCGGCCGAGCGGACGGCGCCGAGGGCGCGGGCGATGGTGCCGGGGCAGTGGAACCGGCTGCTGGAGTCGCGGCCGGAGCTCGGGGTGCTGTTCGAGGGCGACGAGGGGAGCACCGACGGCGAGCGGCTGGCGCGCTGGCTGGAGGAGGCCGAGGAGCTGGTCGAGCGGTGGTTCGCGCTGGAGGACCCGACGCGGCTGGAGCCGGCCGAGCGGGAGCTGTTCGTGGAGACGGAGCTGGAGTCGGGGCTGCGGCTGCGGGGCGTGATCGACCGGGTGGACGTGGCGCCGACGGGTGAGGTGCGGATCGTCGACTACAAGACGGGCAAGGCGCCGAAGCCGGAGTACAGCGAGGGCGCGCTGTTCCAGATGACGTTCTACGCGTTGGTGGTCTGGCGGCTGAAGGGCGTGGTGCCGCGCCGGCTCCAGCTGGTGTACCTGGGCAGCGGCGACGTGCTGACGTACGACCCGGTGGAGGCGGACCTGCGCCGGGTAGAGCGCAAGCTGCTGGCGCTGTGGGACGCGATCCGGAAGGCCACCGAGACGGGCGACTGGCGGCCGCGGCCGACGAAGCTGTGCGGGTGGTGCGACCACCAGGCGTTCTGCCCGGAATTCGGCGGGACTCCCCCGGTCTACCCGCTGTCCGTGCGCCGGCCCGGGTCGGGGCAGAATGAGGGCGATCCAGCGAGCCTTTAA
- a CDS encoding ABC transporter substrate-binding protein, with product MNRKTLVLPAVVGLLAPLLAACGTQQGGAAGGNAIVVGTTDQFTATEDAPAPFDPAYAYDTGIWNVLRQTVQTLVRVPRGGGRPVPDAASECQFTDRVSESYRCTLRDGLTFSDGTPVTAQDVKFSIERVLAIKSDNGAAGLLSNIDTIEVKGYREIVFHLKTPDATFPYKLATPVAGIVSSDKYEADKLREGFQVDGSGPYTMKANVSDGHVTSVVFTKNGRYKGGVKLRNDQVELRSFADAGAMAGALDAGDIDLMTRTMEPEQIRELHARPKEGIKLTEMPGLEIRYLAFNTRHPSVKDKAVRQAMASVIDRSKIAGDVYGSTATPLYSLIPSSIATHTNSFFDKYGEPSRKKAAAILDDAGIDTPVKLTLHYTTDHYGSATAKEFAALRDQLNASGLFDVTVKGSEWSTFRPAQKRGEYAVYGLGWFPDFPDPDNFTAPFLDADNFLNTPYVSEEARTRLIPASRREADRTSAAPAFEKLQRIVAEDVPVLPLWQGKQYVASRDTLTGVEWALNTSSDLQLWELGRGTA from the coding sequence ATGAACCGCAAGACCTTGGTGCTGCCGGCCGTCGTCGGCCTGCTGGCCCCCCTGCTCGCCGCGTGCGGCACCCAGCAGGGCGGTGCCGCCGGAGGCAACGCCATCGTCGTCGGCACCACCGACCAGTTCACCGCCACCGAGGACGCCCCGGCACCCTTCGACCCGGCCTACGCCTATGACACCGGCATCTGGAACGTGCTCCGCCAGACCGTCCAGACCCTCGTGCGCGTCCCGCGCGGCGGCGGCCGCCCCGTGCCCGACGCCGCCTCGGAGTGCCAGTTCACCGACCGGGTCAGCGAGAGCTACCGCTGCACCCTGCGCGACGGACTGACCTTCTCCGACGGCACGCCCGTGACCGCCCAGGACGTGAAGTTCTCCATCGAGCGCGTCCTCGCCATCAAGTCCGACAACGGCGCCGCCGGCCTCCTCTCGAACATCGACACCATCGAGGTCAAGGGCTACCGGGAGATCGTCTTCCATCTGAAGACCCCCGACGCCACCTTCCCGTACAAGCTGGCCACCCCCGTCGCGGGCATCGTCAGCAGCGACAAGTACGAGGCAGACAAGCTCCGCGAGGGCTTCCAGGTCGACGGCTCCGGCCCGTACACGATGAAGGCCAACGTCTCCGACGGCCATGTCACCAGCGTCGTCTTCACCAAGAACGGCCGCTACAAGGGCGGCGTGAAGCTCCGCAACGACCAGGTCGAGCTGCGCTCGTTCGCGGACGCCGGCGCCATGGCGGGCGCCCTCGACGCCGGCGACATCGACCTGATGACCCGCACCATGGAGCCCGAGCAGATCAGGGAGCTCCACGCGCGGCCCAAGGAGGGCATCAAGCTCACCGAGATGCCCGGCCTGGAGATCCGCTACCTCGCCTTCAACACCCGGCACCCCTCGGTCAAGGACAAGGCGGTCCGCCAGGCCATGGCCTCCGTCATCGACCGCAGCAAGATCGCGGGCGATGTCTACGGCTCCACCGCCACCCCGCTCTACTCGCTGATCCCGTCCTCGATCGCCACGCACACCAACTCCTTCTTCGACAAGTACGGCGAGCCCAGCCGCAAGAAGGCCGCGGCCATCCTCGACGACGCCGGCATCGACACCCCGGTGAAGCTGACCCTGCACTACACGACCGACCACTACGGCTCCGCCACCGCCAAGGAGTTCGCCGCGCTGCGCGACCAGCTCAATGCCAGCGGGCTGTTCGACGTGACGGTCAAGGGCAGCGAGTGGTCCACCTTCCGGCCCGCCCAGAAGCGCGGCGAGTACGCGGTCTACGGACTGGGCTGGTTCCCCGACTTCCCGGACCCGGACAACTTCACCGCGCCGTTCCTCGACGCGGACAACTTCCTCAACACGCCCTACGTCAGCGAAGAGGCGCGCACCCGGCTCATCCCGGCGTCGCGCCGCGAGGCGGACCGCACCTCCGCGGCGCCGGCCTTCGAGAAGCTCCAGCGGATCGTCGCCGAGGACGTCCCGGTGCTCCCGCTGTGGCAGGGCAAGCAGTACGTGGCCTCCCGCGACACCCTCACGGGCGTCGAGTGGGCGCTCAACACGTCCTCGGACCTGCAGCTCTGGGAGCTCGGCCGAGGCACCGCCTGA
- a CDS encoding HAD family phosphatase — protein MTSTVPASLTRTADGSALQAVFLDMDGTLVDTEGFWWDVEVEVFADLGHELDESWRDIVVGGPMTRSAGYLIEATGADIGLPELTTLLNDRFVERIDDGVPLMPGADRLLAELAAHAVPTALVSASHRRIIDRVLRTLGPDRFTLTVAGDEVPRTKPHPDPYLLAARGVGADPARCAVVEDTPTGVAAAEAAGCRVVAVPSLAPIAPADGRVVVGSLEEVDLGFLRALITL, from the coding sequence ATGACCAGCACGGTCCCCGCGTCCTTGACCCGAACGGCCGACGGCTCGGCTCTGCAGGCCGTCTTCCTCGACATGGACGGCACGCTCGTCGACACCGAGGGGTTCTGGTGGGACGTGGAGGTCGAGGTCTTCGCCGACCTCGGACACGAGCTGGACGAGTCCTGGCGCGACATCGTCGTCGGCGGCCCCATGACGCGCAGCGCCGGCTACCTCATCGAGGCCACGGGCGCCGACATCGGCCTGCCCGAGCTGACCACGCTCCTCAACGACCGGTTCGTGGAGCGCATCGACGACGGCGTGCCCCTCATGCCGGGCGCCGACCGCCTCCTCGCCGAGCTGGCCGCCCACGCGGTCCCCACCGCCCTGGTGTCCGCGTCCCACCGGCGCATCATCGACCGGGTCCTGCGCACCCTCGGCCCCGACCGGTTCACGCTCACCGTCGCGGGCGACGAGGTGCCCCGTACCAAGCCGCACCCCGACCCGTACCTTCTCGCGGCCCGCGGGGTCGGCGCCGACCCGGCCAGATGCGCCGTCGTCGAGGACACCCCCACGGGAGTCGCCGCCGCCGAGGCCGCGGGCTGCCGGGTCGTCGCCGTACCGTCGCTCGCCCCCATCGCCCCCGCGGACGGCAGGGTCGTCGTCGGCTCCCTCGAAGAGGTCGATCTTGGTTTTCTGCGTGCCCTGATCACTCTCTGA